A window from Euwallacea fornicatus isolate EFF26 chromosome 27, ASM4011564v1, whole genome shotgun sequence encodes these proteins:
- the LOC136347241 gene encoding protein mab-21-like, which translates to MLVPADMLAAQSKMLYQVNKYYGERVQTRMGTIAKTIREVCKVVQDVLKEVEVQEPRFISSLTECNGRYEGLEVISPVEFEVVLYLNQMGVFNFVDDGTLPGCAVLKLSDGRKRSMSLWVEFITASGYLSARKIRSRFQTLVAQACDKCSYRDSVKMIADTTEVKLRIRERYIVQITPAFKCSGVWPRSAAHWPLPHIPWPHPSLVAEVKTEGFDLLSKESIAAQGKQSAMEGDAWVLSFLEAENRLLQGGCRRRCLSILKTLRDRHLDLPGNPVTSYHLKTLLLYECEKHPRESEWDESCIGDRINGIYLQLISCLQCRRCPHYFIPNLDLFKGKSPSALENAAKQVWRLTRELLTNSRCLEKL; encoded by the coding sequence ATGTTGGTCCCGGCTGACATGCTGGCTGCACAATCGAAAATGCTCTATCAAGTCAACAAATATTACGGTGAGCGGGTTCAAACTCGAATGGGAACCATTGCAAAGACGATCCGTGAAGTGTGTAAAGTGGTGCAAGATGTGCTTAAAGAGGTTGAGGTTCAAGAACCCAGATTCATATCCTCCTTAACAGAGTGTAACGGGAGGTACGAGGGACTCGAGGTAATTTCCCCGGTTGAATTCGAGGTGGTGCTGTATCTAAATCAAATGGGGGTGTTTAATTTCGTTGACGACGGTACGTTGCCTGGTTGTGCAGTTTTAAAACTTAGCGACGGCAGGAAGCGCTCAATGTCTCTTTGGGTGGAGTTCATTACAGCCTCTGGTTACTTGTCAGCCCGAAAGATCAGATCGAGGTTCCAAACTCTAGTCGCCCAAGCCTGTGATAAATGTTCTTATAGAGATTCTGTAAAAATGATTGCCGATACAACTGAAGTAAAGCTGCGCATTAGAGAGAGGTACATAGTTCAAATAACTCCAGCTTTCAAATGTTCAGGAGTTTGGCCAAGGTCAGCTGCCCACTGGCCATTACCCCACATTCCTTGGCCGCATCCTAGTCTTGTGGCTGAAGTCAAAACAGAAGGCTTCGACCTGTTAAGCAAAGAAAGCATCGCCGCTCAAGGAAAGCAATCTGCTATGGAAGGAGACGCTTGGGTGCTTTCCTTCTTGGAAGCCGAGAACAGGCTTCTCCAGGGAGGTTGCCGCAGGAGGTGTCTgagtattttaaaaactctaCGGGACCGACATTTGGATCTTCCCGGAAACCCCGTTACGAGCTATCACTTGAAGACTCTTTTGTTGTACGAATGTGAGAAACATCCAAGAGAAAGCGAGTGGGATGAGTCGTGCATAGGAGATAGAATTAACGGTATATACCTGCAGCTGATATCCTGTTTGCAATGTCGAAGATGCCCGCACTACTTTATACCAAATCTGGACTTGTTCAAGGGGAAATCTCCTAGTGCTTTGGAGAACGCAGCCAAACAGGTGTGGCGACTTACCAGAGAGTTGCTCACAAATAGTCGGTGTTTAGAGAAACTATAG